The genomic segment CGCCGCCCGGGGTAGGCGGGGTCTGGGCGAGGGCGCGGGCCTGCGAGCGATTGCTCAGCCCCAGGTACCCGCCCCCGATCAGGGCGACGAGCAGCACGAGCAGCAGCAAGACCTTCATCTCGCGGGAGAGCTTGAGGCCCTGGGGGGCACGAATCACGGGGCTCTTCACTGGGTTCCCCCTTGAGGAGCGGGCGGCGCGGCGGGGGCGGCCTCGGGGGCCTGGGGGGCGGCGCCCGCGGTGCCCGGTTGCGTCTGGTCGAAGGTGTAGACGGTGAGGTTGAGCGTGCCCTGCAACCGGGGGTCGAGGGCGTCCGCCTGGGGCAGTTGCAGGCCCAGCGCACCCACGGTCGTGAAGCGGTTTTGCGTCTCCAGCGACCGCAGCGCCCGGAACACCTCGGCGAAGCGGCCCTGCACGCTCAGGCTGAGGTTGATGGGCCGCACGCCCCCCGGGAGTCCCGCGACGTTGCCGCTTTGCACGGTGAAGGAGGTCAGCTCTGCCCCCGCCGCGGTGACGTTGCGCCGCACCTCGTCGAGGACGGTGCCGAACTGGGCGGTCGCGGGCAGGGCGCGCAGGAACTGGTCTCGTTCCACCTCGAGCCCCGCGACCGTCTGGCGCAGTTCGGGCAGGGCCCGCTGGGCCGCGCGGTACGTCTCGGCGCGGCTGCGGGTGAGTTCGAGGTCGCCGCGCAGCAGCGTGATCTCCTGCTGGCGCGGCTGGAAGCGCAGGAAGTACCACCCCATCGCGGCGAGGACGCAGGCCGCGAGCGTGAGGAAAAAGATGGAGCGCGGCGCGAGCTTAACGGACATTCTCGCCCCCCGTCTCTCCCGCGGAGGCCGGGGTGGGGGTCCCTGCCGCCGCCGCGCCCTCCTCCGGTGCGGCGGCGCCCTGGCCGACGAGCCCCACCGAGGCCGCAAAGGTGTAGCGGCCCGTCTCGCCCTCCTGGCCCAGGCTGCGGAAGTTGACCGCGAAACCGGGGTCGTTCTCGTAGACGTTCAAGAAGTTCACCACCGCCTGCTGGCTGCGCGCCGTGCCCGAGAGGTCGATCTCGCGCACCACGTTCTTGCCCAGGTACACGCCCCCCTGTTGCAGGCTCGCGAGGGCGCCCGCGTCGAGGGCTTTGACGTTCATCGAGGTCAGCGCGACCCCGCCGCCCGCCGGAAGCTGCGCGGAAAAGGCCGCCACGTCGTTCGTCCAGTACGTCTTGCCTTCCCGCAGCTTCCCCGAGACCGCCGTGACCTCCTCCAGCGTGCGCTGGGTGGCCGTCAGGCGGTCGTACTCGCCCTTGGTGGGGGCGAGGGCGGCGATGTCACCGTTCAGACGGTCTTGCTCCGCGCGGAGCTGCCCGAGCTGGCGGCCCACCAGCGCCTCGGGGACGAGCAGCGCGAGGACCGTCACGGGCGGGAGGACGAAGGCCGCGTATTTCCAGACGTTGGGCTCGCCGCGCTTGCGGTCTTGCGGGGGCAGGAGGTTGAGTTCAACCACGGCCCGGCACCCCCCTCAGCGCGAGCCCCAGCGGCACGGTGAATTCCGCCGCGTGGGTCTGGAGGTAACCGCCGTCCACGTTCGCCGCGTCCGTCTGCACCGCGAGCCAGGGGCTGGCGACCTCCACCCGGAAGCCCAGCGCGTCCCCGATGGCGCTGCTCAGCCCGCGCAGCTTGGCCCCGCCCCCGGCGAGCAGGGTCCGGTCAATCACCACGTCGCCCGACTGCACCCGGTAGAACTCCAGCGAGCGCCGGATCTCGGTGATCAGGTCGCCCAGCACCGGGCGCACGACCTCGAAGACGCGCGCCGGGGAGTATTGCTCGCGCGCGAGGTCGAAGTTGAGCAGGTCCTCCTCGTCCTCGGTGGGAGTGGTCGCGGTCGCGTAGCCGAGCTTGACCTCCTCGGCGGCGCCGAAGTCGAGGTCGAAGGCCTTTTGCAGCGCGGTCGTGAAGTCGTCCGCCGACACGCCGATGTTGCGCGCCATCAGCACCCGCTCGCCGCGCACGAGGTTGATCACCGAGCTGCTCGCGCCGATCTCCAGCACGAGCGCCACGTCATTGCCCCCGCCCACCACCGTGCCGCTCGCCGTGTTCTCGGCGGCCAGCGGCTCGCCGAGCAGGGTGGCGCGCAGCGCACGCAACGCCGCGAAGCTCTTGAGGTCCACCACCGTGGGTTCCAGCCCCGCCAGCCGCAGCACCTCGACCTGCCGGGTGACCGCCTCGCTGGGGGCCGCCGCGATCACGACCTCCATCTGCCCGTCCTCAGGCACGGTGGCGGGGTCGTCGAGCAGGTCGAAGTCCAAGCTCACCTCGTCGATGGGGTAGGGGATGTAGCGCTCGGCCTCCCACTTGATGGCCTCCTGGAGGTCTTTGCGCTCCATGCGGGGCACCATGATGTTGCGGGTCACGACCGACTGGTTGGGCACGGCGGTCACCGCGTGCCGCGCCGTGATGCGGTGTTCGGCGAGGAGGTTTTTCAGCTCTCCCGCCACCGCCTGCGGCTCCACGACCAGCCCGTCGCGCATGGACCCGATGGGCGTCGGGACCATCACCGCGTGCGAGAGGACCGGGGGTGAGCCCGGGCGCAGCGCCACCACCTTGATGGCGCTCGTGCCGATCTCCACCCCGATGGCCGCCGGGCGCGGGCTGAGTAGGCGTTGTAAAAGGCTCGACATTCTCCCTCCAGGGTTCGGCAGG from the Deinococcus planocerae genome contains:
- a CDS encoding type 4a pilus biogenesis protein PilO produces the protein MSVKLAPRSIFFLTLAACVLAAMGWYFLRFQPRQQEITLLRGDLELTRSRAETYRAAQRALPELRQTVAGLEVERDQFLRALPATAQFGTVLDEVRRNVTAAGAELTSFTVQSGNVAGLPGGVRPINLSLSVQGRFAEVFRALRSLETQNRFTTVGALGLQLPQADALDPRLQGTLNLTVYTFDQTQPGTAGAAPQAPEAAPAAPPAPQGGTQ
- a CDS encoding fimbrial assembly protein; protein product: MVELNLLPPQDRKRGEPNVWKYAAFVLPPVTVLALLVPEALVGRQLGQLRAEQDRLNGDIAALAPTKGEYDRLTATQRTLEEVTAVSGKLREGKTYWTNDVAAFSAQLPAGGGVALTSMNVKALDAGALASLQQGGVYLGKNVVREIDLSGTARSQQAVVNFLNVYENDPGFAVNFRSLGQEGETGRYTFAASVGLVGQGAAAPEEGAAAAGTPTPASAGETGGENVR
- the pilM gene encoding type IV pilus assembly protein PilM — translated: MSSLLQRLLSPRPAAIGVEIGTSAIKVVALRPGSPPVLSHAVMVPTPIGSMRDGLVVEPQAVAGELKNLLAEHRITARHAVTAVPNQSVVTRNIMVPRMERKDLQEAIKWEAERYIPYPIDEVSLDFDLLDDPATVPEDGQMEVVIAAAPSEAVTRQVEVLRLAGLEPTVVDLKSFAALRALRATLLGEPLAAENTASGTVVGGGNDVALVLEIGASSSVINLVRGERVLMARNIGVSADDFTTALQKAFDLDFGAAEEVKLGYATATTPTEDEEDLLNFDLAREQYSPARVFEVVRPVLGDLITEIRRSLEFYRVQSGDVVIDRTLLAGGGAKLRGLSSAIGDALGFRVEVASPWLAVQTDAANVDGGYLQTHAAEFTVPLGLALRGVPGRG